A genomic region of Sander vitreus isolate 19-12246 chromosome 11, sanVit1, whole genome shotgun sequence contains the following coding sequences:
- the usp9 gene encoding ubiquitin carboxyl-terminal hydrolase 9X isoform X4, which yields MTATTRGSPVGGNDSQGQGQGQAPDAQSQPPLPQNQTSSPNSSNENSPVSPPDEQGQGDGPPQLEEEEPAFPHTDLAKLDDMINRPRWVVPVLPKGELEVLLEAAIDLSKKGLDVKCEACQRFFRDGLTISFTKILTDEAVSGWKFEIHRCIINNTHRLVELCVAKLSQDWFPLLELLAMATNPHCKFHIYNGTRPSETVPAGAQLADDELFARPPDPRSPKGWLVDLINKFGTLNGFQMLHDRFMSGQALNVQIIAALIKPFGQCYEFLTLHTVKKYFLPVIEMVPQFLENLTDEELKKEAKNEAKNDALSMIIKSLKNLASRVPGQEETVKNLEIFRLKMILRLLQISSFNGKMNALNEVNKVISSVSYYTHRHNPEEEEWLTAERMAEWIQQNHILSIVLRDSLHQPQYVEKLEKILRFVIKEKALTMQDLDNIWAAQAGKHEAIVKNVHDLLAKLAWDFSPEQLDHLFDCFKSSWTNASKKQREKLLELIRRLAEDDKDGVMAHKVLNLLWNLAHSDDVPVDIMDQALSAHIKILDYSCSQDRDTQKIQWIDRFIEELRTNDKWVIPALKQIREICSLFGEAPQNLSQTQRSPHVFYRHDLINQLQHNHALVTLVAENLSAYMETMRQFSKEEQAEFDPQTVRPGSRYSHVQEVQERLNFLRFLLKDGQLWLCAPQAKQIWKCLAENAVFLCDREACFKWYSKLMGDEPDLDPDINKDFFENNVLQLDPSLLTENGMKCFERFFKAVNCREGKLVAKRRAYMMDDLELIGLDYLWRVVIQGSDDIASRAIDLLKEIYTNLGPKLQVNQVEIHEDFIQSCFDRLKASYDTLCVLDGDKDSINCARQEAIRMVRVLTVLKEYINECDSDYHEERTILPMSRAFRGKHITLIVRFPNQGRQVDDLDIWSHTNDTIGSVRRGILNRIKANAAHTKIELFIGGEVVDPADDRKLIGQLNLKDKTLITAKLTQVSANMPSSPDSSSDSSTGSPGNHGNHYSDGPNPEVESCLPGVIMSLHLRYISFLWQVADLGCNLNMPLLRDGARVLMKLMPPDNTTVENLRAVCLDHAKLGENSLSPSLDSRFFSPSPSQVLYLIEVVYALLMPASATLGEDASDFQYNFLKSGGLPLVLSMLTRNNFLPSADMETRRGAYLNALKIAKLLLTAVGFGHVKAVAEACQPNAEGNIPVSPINQATHDQALVLQSALQNIPNPASECMLRNVAIRLAQQISDEVTENNFFQASKYIPDICVIRAVQKIVWASGCGTVQLVFSSNEEISKIYEKTNAAKEPDGEDEQVCCEALEVMTLCFALMPTALDTLSKEKAWQTFIIDLLLHCHSKSVRQMAQEQFFLMATRCCMGHRPLLFFITLLFTVLGSTAKERAKHAGDYFTLLRHLLNYAYNSNINLPNAEVLLNNEIDWLKRIRDEVKRTGETGVEETILEGHLGVTKELLAFQTPEKKYYIGCEKGGANLIKELIDDFIFPASNVYLQYMKSGEFPTEQAIPVCSTPASINAGFELLVALAVGCVRNLKQIVDTLTDMYYLGCETLTEWEYLPPVGPRPNKGFVGLKNAGATCYMNSVIQQLYMIPPIRNGILAIEGTGTDVDDDMSGDEKQENESNVDPRDEVFSYHHQFDDKPSSKSEDRKEYNIGVLRHLQVIFGHLAASRLQYYVPRGFWKQFRLWGEPVNLREQHDALEFFNSLVDSLDEALKALGHPAMLSRVLGGSFADQKICQGCPHRYECEESFTTLNVDIRNHQNLLDSMEQYVKGDLLEGANAYHCEKCNKKVDTVKRLLIKKLPPVLAIQLKRFDYDWERECAIKFNDYFEFPRELDMEPYTVAGVAKLEGDDVNPENQVIQQNEPSEPTPPGSSKYRLVGVLVHSGQASGGHYYSYIIQRNGGDGEKNRWYKFDDGDVTECKMDDEEEMKNQCFGGEYMGEVFDHMMKRMSYRRQKRWWNAYILFYERMDSLDKDSELVKYISELTISSTKPHQVKMPGVIECSVRKQNVQFMHNRMQYSLEYFQFIKKLLTCNSVYLNPPPGQDHLLPEAEEIAMISAQLAARFLFSTGFHTKKVVRGPASDWYDALCILLRHSKNVRYWFAHKVLFAYPNRFSEYLLECPSAEVRGAFAKLIVFIAHFSLQDGPCPSPTTSPGPSTQGCDNLSLSDHLLRAVLNLLRREVSEHGRHLQQYFNLFVMYANLGLAEKTQLLKLNVPATFMLVALDEGPGPPIKYQYAELGKLYTVVSQLVRCCDVSARMQSSINGNPPLPNPYGDTNLTAPVMPVQQLVAEILFVRTSYVKKIIEDCSNSEETVKLLRFSCWENPQFSSTVLSELLWQVAYSYTYELRPYLDLLLQILLIEDSWQTHRIHNVLKGIPDDRDGLFDTIQRSKNHYQKRAYQCIKCMVALFSNCSVAYQILQSNGDLKRKWTWAVEWLGDELERRPYTGNPQYTYNNWSPPVQSNETSNGYFLERSHSARMTLAKACELCPEELKCTQGSPGKEPDEQEAPDDQDSSPPEDTSLYPHSPGTTQFQQNNHPHGQPYTGPAAQHMNNPQRPGPASAPTPGPTQTTPTPGPGPTPGPGPRAQENWESTEDVAPAPAPVPAPAPAPTTSTTPTPAPPKE from the exons ACATCCTCTCCGAACTCATCTAATGAGAACTCTCCAGTAAGCCCACCAGATGAGCAGGGCCAGGGGGATGGCCCCCCTCagctggaagaggaggagccCGCCTTCCCTCACACTGACCTAGCCAAGCTGGATGATATGATCAACAG GCCTCGTTGGGTCGTTCCAGTTTTGCCAAAAGGAGAGTTAGAAGTCCTTTTGGAAGCTGCTATTGACCTGAGTAAAAAAG GACTGGATGTTAAGTGTGAGGCATGTCAGAGGTTTTTCCGAGATGGTCTGACCATCTCCTTCACAAAGATCCTGACGGACGAGGCGGTCAGTGGCTGGAAGTTTGAGATTCAT AGATGTATCATCAATAACACACACCGGTTGGTGGAGCTGTGTGTGGCCAAGCTCTCTCAGGACTGGTTCCCTCTATTGGAGCTGCTGGCCATGGCCACCAACCCTCACTGCAAGTTCCACATCTACAATGGCACACGGCCCTCTGAGACTGTCCCTGCTGGAGCACAGCTGGCTGACGATGAGCTCTTTGCCCGACCACCAGACCCACGCTCTCCTAAG GGCTGGTTGGTGGACTTAATAAACAAATTTGGCACGTTAAACGGGTTTCAAATGTTGCACGATCGCTTCATGAGCGGCCAAGCACTGAACGTCCAGATCATCGCTGCACTTATCAA GCCTTTTGGCCAGTGTTACGAGTTCCTCACATTGCACACGGTAAAGAAGTACTTCCTTCCAGTCATCGAAATGGTTCCCCAGTTTCTAGAGAATCTTACAGATGAGGAGCTAAAGAAAGAGGCCAAGAATGAAGCCAAAAACGACGCACTGTCCATGATAATCAAGTCTCTGAAGAATCTGGCTTCTCGTGTACCAGGGCAGGAGGAGACCGTGAAGAATTTAGAGATTTTTAGATTAAAAATGATTCTTAG GTTATTGCAAATTTCTTCTTTTAACGGCAAAATGAATGCACTAAATGAAGTTAACAAGGTGATCTCCAGTGTGTCCTACTACACTCATCGGCATAACCCTGAAGAGGAGGAGTGGCTGACTGCAGAGCGCATGGCG GAGTGGATCCAGCAGAACCACATTCTGTCCATTGTGCTGAGGGACAGTTTGCACCAGCCGCAGTACGTAGAGAAGCTGGAGAAGATCCTTCGTTTCGTTATCAAAGAAAAAGCTCTTACAATGCAGGATCTGGACAACATCTGGGCGGCACAG GCTGGTAAGCATGAGGCCATTGTGAAGAATGTTCATGACCTCCTGGCCAAGCTGGCATGGGACTTCTCACCTGAGCAGCTCGATCACCTTTTTGACTGTTTCAAG TCAAGCTGGACCAATGCCAGCAAGAAGCAGCGTGAAAAACTGCTGGAACTTATCCGGCGCTTGGCTGAGGATGATAAAGATGGGGTGATGGCCCACAAGGTCCTCAACCTGCTGTGGAACCTGGCACACAGCGATGATGTGCCTGTAGACATCATGGACCAGGCTCTTAGTGCTCACATCAAAATATTAGATTACAGTTGTTCACAG gacagagacacacagaagaTTCAGTGGATAGATCGCTTCATAGAGGAGCTACGAACCAATGACAAATGGGTGATCCCTGCCCTGAAGCAAATAAGAGAAATCTGTAGCCTCTTTGGAGAAGCCCCTCAAAACCTTAG TCAAACCCAGAGAAGTCCTCATGTGTTTTACCGCCATGACCTGATCAACCAACTACAGCACAACCATGCTCTGGTCACGCTGGTGGCTGAGAACCTCTCGGCCTACATGGAGACCATGAGGCAGTTCTCCAAAG AAGAACAAGCTGAGTTTGACCCCCAGACGGTCAGACCAGGAAGCCGCTACAGCCATGTACAGGAAGTGCAGGAACGACTCAACTTCCTGAG GTTCCTGCTAAAAGATGGCCAGTTGTGGCTATGTGCCCCTCAGGCCAAGCAGATCTGGAAGTGTCTGGCTGAGAACGCAGTGTTTCTGTGTGACCGTGAGGCCTGCTTCAAATG GTACTCCAAGTTGATGGGTGATGAACCAGACCTGGACCCAGACATCAATAAGGACTTCTTTGAGAACAACGTTCTGCAGTTGGACCCATCTCTGCTGACAGAGAATGGCATGAAATGCTTTGAGAGGTTCTTTAAGGCTGTCAACTGCAGGGAAGGCAAGCTGGTGGCAAAGCGCAGGGCCTACATGATGGATGACCTGGAACTAATAGGCTTGGACTACCTCTGGAGG GTGGTAATTCAAGGAAGTGATGACATCGCCAGCCGAGCTATAGACCTGCTGAAAGAGATCTACACCAACCTCGGACCAAAACTGCAAGTCAATCAG GTTGAAATTCATGAAGATTTCATCCAGTCATGTTTTGACCGTCTGAAGGCGTCCTATGACACCCTATGCGTGTTGGATGGAGACAAAGACAGCATCAACTGCGCTCGTCAGGAGGCTATCCGCATGGTGCGAGTTCTCACTGTGCTCAAAGAGTACATCAATGAGTGTGACAGTGACTACCACGAGGAGAGGACTATACTGCCTATGTCAAG AGCTTTCCGTGGGAAGCATATCACATTGATCGTCCGTTTCCCCAACCAGGGGCGTCAGGTAGATGACTTGGATATCTGGTCACACACTAATGATACAATCGGCTCGGTTCGGCGTGGCATCCTCAATAGGATCAAAGCTAATGCTGCACATACCAAGATTGAGCTCTTCATTGGTGGGGAGGTAGTTGATCCAGCTGACGACAGGAAGCTGATTGGACAGCTCAATTTGAAGGACAAAACG CTGATCACGGCCAAGCTAACCCAGGTGAGTGCCAACATGCCTTCAAGCCCAGACAGCTCTTCTGACTCATCCACTGGCTCTCCGGGTAACCACGGCAACCACTACAGCGATGGGCCTAACCCTGAGGTGGAGAGCTGTCTTCCTGGTGTG ATTATGTCGCTGCATCTGCGCTACATCTCCTTCCTGTGGCAGGTGGCTGACCTGGGCTGCAACCTCAACATGCCACTGCTTAGAGATGGAGCTCGAGTTCTAATGAAACTCATGCCCCCAG ATAACACTACTGTAGAGAATCTGCGAGCTGTGTGTCTGGACCATGCCAAGCTCGGTGAGAACAGCCTCAGTCCTTCCCTGGACTCACGCTTCTTCAGCCCCTCACCCTCACAAGTGCTCTACCTCATTGAG GTTGTTTATGCTTTGCTGATGCCAGCCAGTGCAACTCTGGGTGAAGACGCCAGCGACTTCCAGTACAACTTCTTGAAGAGTGGTGGACTGCCCCTGGTGTTGAGCATGCTCACCAGGAACAACTTCCTCCCATCGGCAGACATGGAGACACGGCGTGGGGCTTACCTCAATGCACTTAAGATCGCCAAGCTCCTCCTTACTGCTGTAGGCTTTGGGCATGTGAAGGCTGTGGCTGAGGCATGCCAGCCCAACGCTGAGGGAAATATACCTGTCTCACCG ATTAATCAGGCCACTCATGACCAAGCCCTGGTCCTCCAGAGTGCCCTGCAAAACATCCCTAACCCTGCCTCAGAATGCATGCTGCGCAATGTAGCCATCCGCCTGGCCCAGCAGATCTCCGATGAGGTAACAGAAAAT AATTTCTTCCAGGCATCGAAGTACATCCCAGACATCTGTGTGATCCGAGCAGTACAGAAAATAGTGTGGGCGTCAGGCTGTGGTACAGTGCAGCTCGTCTTCAGTTCAAATGAAGAAATCAGCAAGATATATGAGAAG ACAAATGCAGCTAAGGAGCCAGATGGGGAAGATGAGCAGGTGTGTTGCGAGGCCCTGGAGGTGATGACACTGTGTTTTGCCCTCATGCCCACGGCTCTGGACACTCTCAGTAAGGAGAAGGCTTGGCAGACCTTCATCATAGACTTGCTGCTACACTGCCACAGCAA ATCTGTGCGTCAAATGGCCCAGGAGCAGTTTTTCCTGATGGCAACTAGGTGCTGTATGGGCCATCGACCCCTCCTTTTCTTTATCACCCTACTCTTCACTGTGCTGGGG AGTACAGCCAAGGAGCGGGCCAAACATGCTGGAGACTACTTCACTTTACTCAGACATCTTCTGAACTATGCCTATAACAGCAACATCAACCTGCCAAATGCCGAGGTCCTGCTCAACAATGAGATTGACTGGCTGAAGCGGATAAGG GATGAGGTTAAGAGGACAGGGGAGACCGGTGTGGAGGAGACCATCCTGGAGGGCCACCTTGGGGTTACCAAAGAGCTTCTAGCCTTCCAAACACCAGAGAAGAAGTATTACATTGGCTGCGAGAAAGGAGGAGCGAACCTCATTAAG GAGCTGATTGACGACTTCATCTTCCCAGCATCTAATGTGTACCTGCAGTACATGAAAAGTGGGGAGTTCCCCACAGAGCAGGCCATCCCTGTGTGCAGCACTCCTGCTTCTATCAACGCTGGCTTTGAGCTCCTGGTAGCACTGGCTGTTGGATGTGTTCGCAACCTCAAGCAAATAGTCGACACCCTGACTGACATGTACTACTTAG GTTGCGAGACACTGACAGAGTGGGAGTACTTGCCTCCGGTGGGGCCACGCCCCAACAAAGGTTTTGTAGGTTTGAAGAATGCTGGGGCCACCTGTTATATGAACTCTGTCATTCAGCAGCTGTACATGATTCCTCCAATCCGCAATGGCATCCTGGCCATTGAGGGCACAGGCACTGATGTGGATGATGACATGTCGGGGGATGAGAAGCAGGAGAATGAG AGTAACGTGGATCCTCGTGATGAGGTGTTCAGCTACCACCATCAGTTTGACGATAAACCCTCCAGTAAGTCAGAGGACAGGAAAGAGTACAACATTGGAGTACTACGTCACCTACAGGTCATTTTTGGACATCTGGCTGCGTCCAGACTTCAGTACTATGTCCCCAGGGGATTCTGGAAACAGTTCAG ATTATGGGGTGAGCCAGTGAACTTGCGGGAGCAGCATGATGCTCTGGAGTTTTTTAACTCTTTGGTGGACAGTCTGGATGAAGCTTTGAAAGCCCTGGGCCACCCCGCCATGCTGAGCAGGGTGCTGGGAGGGTCCTTCGCTGACCAGAAGATCTGTCAGGGATGCCCCCACAG GTATGAGTGTGAGGAGTCGTTCACAACACTCAATGTAGATATCAGAAACCACCAGAACCTGTTGGACTCCATGGAGCAGTATGTTAAAGGAGATCTGCTTGAGGGAGCCAATGCCTACCACTGTGAGAAGTGTAATAAGAAG GTGGACACAGTGAAGCGCCTGCTGATAAAGAAGCTGCCACCTGTCCTGGCCATCCAGCTGAAGCGCTTTGACTATGACTGGGAGAGAGAGTGTGCCATCAAGTTCAATGACTACTTTGAGTTCCCCAGGGAGCTGGACATGGAGCCGTACACGGTAGCTGGTGTGGCCAAGCTAGAGGGCGATGACGTCAACCCAGAGAACCAGGTGATCCAACAGAATGAGCCCTCTGAACCCACACCTCCCGGAAGTTCCAAGTATCGTCTGGTGGGAGTGCTGGTCCACTCAGGCCAGGCCAGTGGCGGGCACTACTATTCCTACATAATCCAGAGGAACGGAGGTGATGGGGAGAAGAACCGCTGGTATAAGTTTGATGATGGTGATGTGACTGAGTGCAAGATGGACGATGAAGAGGAGATGAAGAACCAGTGCTTTGGAGGAGAATACATGGGCGAGGTGTTCGATCATATGATGAAAAGGATGTCGTACCGGAGGCAGAAGCGCTGGTGGAATGCCTACATCCTATTCTATGAGCGTATGGACTCTTTGGACAAGGACAGCGAGCTTGTCAAATACATCTCGGAGTTGACCATCTCCTCCACTAAGCCGCATCAGGTCAAGATGCCTGGTGTCATCGAGTGCAGCGTCCGCAAGCAGAACGTCCAGTTCATGCACAACCGAATGCAATACAGCCTGGAATATTTCCAGTTCATTAAGAAACTTCTGACCTGTAACAGTGTCTATTTAAACCCTCCTCCAG gacaaGACCATCTTCTGCCAGAGGCAGAGGAGATTGCTATGATAAGTGCTCAGCTGGCTGCTAGGTTCCTCTTCAGCACAGGTTTTCACACCAAGAAAGTAGTACGGGGTCCTGCCAGTGACTG GTATGACGCCCTCTGCATCCTGCTGAGACACAGTAAGAATGTACGCTATTGGTTTGCACACAAAGTCCTGTTTGCTTACCCTAACCGGTTCTCAGAGTATCTGCTTGAGTGCCCGAGCGCTGAGGTCCGTGGTGCATTTGCCAAGCTCATTGTCTTCATCGCTCACTTCTCCCTGCAAGACGGCCCGTGCCCCTCACCCACCACCTCGCCTGGACCCTCTACTCAG GGCTGCGATAACCTCAGTCTAAGTGACCACCTGTTGAGAGCTGTGCTCAACTTGCTCAGAAGAGAGGTTTCTGAACACGGCCGTCACCTGCAGCAGTACTTTAACCTCTTTGTCATGTATGCCAATCTGG GCCTGGCAGAAAAGACCCAGCTGTTGAAGCTGAATGTCCCTGCCACTTTCATGTTGGTCGCTTTGGACGAGGGTCCCGGCCCTCCCATTAAGTATCAGTACGCTGAGCTGGGCAAGCTCTATACTGTGGTCTCCCAGCTGGTCCGTTGCTGTGACGTCTCCGCACGCATGCAGTCCTCAATCAATG GTAACCCTCCTCTCCCTAACCCGTATGGTGACACCAACCTGACGGCCCCAGTGATGCCTGTGCAACAGCTGGTAGCAGAAATCCTGTTTGTGAGGACCAGTTACGTGAAGAAGATAATCGAAGATTGCAGCAACTCTGAGGAGACAGTGAAGCTGCTTCGCTTCAGCTGCTGGGAGAACCCTCAGTTCTCCTCCACTGTGCTCAGTGAGCTGCTCTGGCAG GTGGCGTACTCCTACACCTATGAGCTGAGGCCTTACCTGGACTTGCTGCTACAGATCCTACTCATCGAGGACTCCTGGCAGACACACAG GATCCACAATGTGCTGAAGGGCATTCCCGATGACAGAGATGGGCTCTTTGACACCATCCAGCGCTCCAAGAACCACTACCAGAAACGAGCCTACCAGTGCATTAAGTGCATGGTGGCCCTCTTTAGCAACTGCTCCGTGGCCTACCAGATCCTACAG AGTAATGGTGACCTGAAAAGAAAGTGGACGTGGGCAGTGGAGTGGTTAGGAGACGAGCTGGAGAGGAGGCCATACACGGGGAACCCCCAGTACACCTACAACAACTGGTCCCCTCCGGTTCAGAGCAATGAGACCTCCAACGGCTATTTCCTGGAGCGTTCGCACAGCGCACGTATGACCCTTGCCAAGGCCTGTGAACTTTGTCCCGAGGAG CTCAAGTGTACTCAGGGAAGCCCAGGGAAG GAGCCAGATGAACAGGAAGCACCTGATGATCAAGACTCTTCCCCACCCGAAGACACCTCTCTGTACCCACACTCTCCTGGAACCACACAATTTCAGCAG AACAACCACCCCCATGGGCAGCCGTACACCGGGCCTGCTGCTCAGCACATGAACAACCCTCAGCGTCCTGGTCCTGCCTCTGCCCCGACTCCAGGCCCGACCCAGACCACCCCCACCCCAGGCCCTGGTCCCACTCCTGGCCCAGGCCCGCGAGCACAAGAGAACTGGGAGAGCACCGAGGACGTCGCCCCTGCCCCCGCCCCAGTCCCCGCCCCAGCCCCCGCCCCCACCACCTCTACTACCCCAACGCCTGCCCCGCCTAAGGAGTAA